In the Blautia coccoides genome, GCTTTTTTGTGGCTGACCAGCCCCATCTGAGGGCGGATACAGTGAATCGTTTTCTGGACGGATTTTTGAAAAGCGGTAAAAAAATCGGCTGTCTGGCAAAAGGAGATACCACAGGCAATCCGGTAATCTTTCATGAAAACTATATTCCGGAGCTGATGGGGCTTGAAGGGGATACAGGAGGAAAGAAGGTTTTGAAAAGACATCCGGAGGATGTGTTTCTCTGTGATGTGGGAGAGGTGCTGCAGCTTCACGACTATGACAGCAGGGAGTCTCTGCGTGACAGAAAGATAGAATGAGTAAATGAGCAGAAGGTGTGCAAAGCGCATACTTTCTGCTCATTTTTCTGCGAGAAGTTTCGCCAGATCAAGAAGTGCCCGGGCCTGTTCCTCATTTAACTGGCGGTAGAGACGGATCAGCTCTGCCTCATGAGGTGACGGATAAAGTATATTGGATTCCTCGTTGAAAAATTCTGAGAGATGCATTCCAAGGGGGGACAACAGCGCGGTAAGGATCTCTATGCTGGGAATGCTCTCACCCTTCTCCACTCTTCTGATATAGTTGATGGAAACGTCACTTAATTGAGAGAGTTTATAGACACTTATCTGTTTATCTCTACGGAGTTTCGCAAGGTTTTCACCGATGTTCATAAGAAATTTCCCTTCCAAATATGAGATATATCCGACATTGCATAAAACATGACAAATATGGCAGATGCCATTTTTTATATTGTGCGGATTCGCCCTGTACAAGTATATGCACTATATTATGCCCTAATAGGGATAAAATTATAAGCCAACAATTATGGTTTACAATAGTGTTATATTGTTGTAATATAGTAATTATTCAGTAGGTCTGCGCATTTACTGCGCTGACCGTAAGAAAACATTCAGCAGCCGGGCAAAAATCCCATCGCCAAAGGCGATTTGCATGGATTTTTGCTCGTAACTGTAAGGGTACTGAACAGTTACGTAATATAATAGATATTCGGTAATTTTGAAGGGTGGTGGCAGGATTGGTCTATACCGTAATTTTTGAGGTGGATATTAAGAACAACCAGATATTATTTTTTCACACAGGTTCTCTGTCGGTCAATCTAAAGGCGGGAATCCTGTACGATTATGAGAAATTCCTGGAACAGTTTATCTTAGACAATGTCTATGAAGAAGAGAAGATAGACCTCTATGAGAAGTTTAATATAGAGGCGCTGAGAAGCGCATCCCTGAATAAGAGAGAGAATATTACATGTGATTTCCGGCTCCGGCCGGAGGGTAACCGGGAATACCGCTGGTTTACCATGAGCCTGATGCTTCCTCACGGAGCAGGCGGGGCTGTGGGAGCGATTCTGGATATCCATGATAAGAAAATTTATGAGCTGGAGATGCAGCATCAGGCGTCCCATGATGCCATGACAAACCTGCTGAACCGCCAGGCATTTGAGCGGGCAGTATTTTCCTATATCATGCAGGGCGGAAGGGTCGGAGCATACTGCCTGATGGATGTGGATAATTTTAAACTGGTCAATGATACAAGAGGACATGCCTATGGGGATATTGCGCTGATGAAAATCGCGAAGATACTGACAGAGCTTGCCCCTGAGGGAACCATCACCGCTAGGTATGGAGGCGATGAATTCTGTATGTTTTTGCCCGGGATCGACAGGGAAGAGCAGTTGGAGCCTGTCTTAAAGAATATTCTGGAGCATGTAAAAAAAGAAGAGTTCGGAGGACTGCAGTTGTCCTTGTCTGTGGGGGTTGCCTTCTATCCGAGGCACTGTCCGGAAGAAAAACATTCCATAGGAAAATATGCGGATGTAGCGCTTTACAAGGCAAAAGAGTCCGGCAAGGACAGTTATTGCTTTTACAGCGAAGAGATGGGAGAATTTTAAAAGGGGAGTCCGGCGAGCCGGACTCTTATTTAGTTGGGATATATAAGACGGTCCGGGCCGATATGGTTCAGCACCTCGTCCAGATATTTTTTTGCCAGATAGTTTGCCATACCCAGATTCATATCCAGATAATTGCCGCAGTCTTTTGGAGAAGCACCCGGCACCTCATCTTTAAAATCACGGATAAATACAAACATATCTTTTAAAAGTTCCACGATATCGGAAGATTCATAATCCCCTGCCAGCAGCAGATAAAAACCTGTGCGGCATCCCATGGGGCCAAAGTAGATGATCCTGCTGCCGAATTCTTTGTGATTCCGCAGGAAAGTGGCTGCCAGATGCTCAATGGTGTGAACCTCCGCTGTGTTCATAACAGGCTCTTCATTGGGGGAAGTCATTCGGATATCAAAAGTGGTGATCACTTCGTTCCCCACATGATCTTTCCGGGATACGTAGATGCCCGGCTGCAGTTTTATATGGTCAATGGTAAAGCTTGCGATTTTCTCCATTCTAGTCCTCCTTTTTATGGGTATCTTATTTTATTATTGTGGGTGTGCGGTTGTACCTCATGGCAGCCGCACAGTCTGCCGACAAAATAATTATAATCCGTATGATAGCAGGATGCAAGCAGAATCAGGCCGGGGCTGTCCTTAATATTATGGTAAAGGTAGCCCCTCCGCCCGGTGTGTCGGACAGGACAAGCCGCCCTCTGTGTATCCTTACGATCTCCCGGGCAATGCTGAGTCCAAGTCCGAAGTGGTCTTTGCTGGTATGGGCCTTATCCTGGCGGAAAAAACGCTGGAACACCTGTTTTTTGGAGGAATCTGGTATACCTGGGCCGTTATCGGCAACGGACAGGGAAACGTGGCCGGAAGTAAAAGACAGGGAAAGTGTAATGCTGCCGGGGGCAGGCGTGTAGCTCAGGGCATTGTCCATAAGGATAGAGAGTACCTGCGCGATCCGCTCCTCATCACACAGCACAGGAGGGCATTCCTCCTCGGGAAGGCGGATATGAAGGGTCAGCCCTTTTTCCCTGGCCAGGTATTCGTATTTTTCATAGGTTTCCAGCAATAAGGTATCCGGGGGAACCGGAGCGGGCATGAGATCCCAGGAA is a window encoding:
- a CDS encoding helix-turn-helix domain-containing protein, encoding MNIGENLAKLRRDKQISVYKLSQLSDVSINYIRRVEKGESIPSIEILTALLSPLGMHLSEFFNEESNILYPSPHEAELIRLYRQLNEEQARALLDLAKLLAEK
- a CDS encoding GGDEF domain-containing protein, whose translation is MVYTVIFEVDIKNNQILFFHTGSLSVNLKAGILYDYEKFLEQFILDNVYEEEKIDLYEKFNIEALRSASLNKRENITCDFRLRPEGNREYRWFTMSLMLPHGAGGAVGAILDIHDKKIYELEMQHQASHDAMTNLLNRQAFERAVFSYIMQGGRVGAYCLMDVDNFKLVNDTRGHAYGDIALMKIAKILTELAPEGTITARYGGDEFCMFLPGIDREEQLEPVLKNILEHVKKEEFGGLQLSLSVGVAFYPRHCPEEKHSIGKYADVALYKAKESGKDSYCFYSEEMGEF
- a CDS encoding S-ribosylhomocysteine lyase, with product MEKIASFTIDHIKLQPGIYVSRKDHVGNEVITTFDIRMTSPNEEPVMNTAEVHTIEHLAATFLRNHKEFGSRIIYFGPMGCRTGFYLLLAGDYESSDIVELLKDMFVFIRDFKDEVPGASPKDCGNYLDMNLGMANYLAKKYLDEVLNHIGPDRLIYPN